From Gemmatimonadaceae bacterium, a single genomic window includes:
- a CDS encoding YbdD/YjiX family protein: protein MSATPRGPRTWSQTLRDAVSLLHRIIGAPDYDAYVAHATRCHPDRPLLSRDAFVRERLTDRYSRPGTRCC from the coding sequence ATGAGCGCCACACCACGCGGCCCCCGCACCTGGTCGCAGACACTCAGGGACGCCGTGAGCCTGCTGCATCGCATCATCGGCGCGCCGGACTACGATGCGTACGTGGCCCACGCCACGCGATGTCACCCCGATCGGCCACTGCTGTCGCGTGACGCGTTTGTGCGCGAGCGCCTGACGGACCGGTATTCGAGGCCGGGCACGCGCTGCTGTTAG